A genomic window from Alistipes sp. ZOR0009 includes:
- a CDS encoding lipopolysaccharide biosynthesis protein, whose product MVSAAELQHLVKFDFKKGIVSLFTGTGLALLVNIAALPILSRLYTPAEFGEFALYLAIVQAIVVTVTGNFNYALLQPKKNSDALELTLGGVVFSFCMSIFVAVAIYIERSRLSLFFEEPIYESLVWILPVVGFVLSIRQLLVMWEARRRRSRSISAGKVFYSIVLNGTRLPRYSYSSGSAGLWFGFVVSELLFFFWGVISVFKKDRKLLGSVTVSGIKQNLLKYLNFPILSMPFSLLNNLSSNLLVFVLAFNFSAGFVGLYDRSSKLIGAPMDVLSSFLGTIFYKVHQKKGAERKLYLQIYALALLLGLLLYLPVIFYGPLIFKFVLGDGWILGGVIARYLAPMVVLSFGTKCVGLVFLQDSKNRVMLIWQLAYLFMSISWILLFHDHGVLFIVKTYAVLTGLSQFLLAVYVFFSLKGEGRNE is encoded by the coding sequence ATGGTTAGTGCGGCTGAACTTCAACATCTTGTTAAGTTTGACTTTAAAAAAGGCATTGTTTCGCTATTTACAGGAACAGGGCTTGCCTTGTTGGTAAATATAGCCGCATTGCCTATTTTATCTCGATTGTACACCCCTGCGGAATTTGGTGAGTTCGCTCTTTATTTGGCCATCGTTCAGGCTATTGTTGTAACTGTTACAGGGAATTTTAATTATGCGCTTTTGCAGCCAAAGAAGAATAGCGACGCGTTGGAACTTACTCTGGGCGGTGTGGTGTTCTCTTTTTGCATGTCAATTTTTGTAGCGGTTGCGATATATATTGAACGCAGTCGGTTGTCTCTTTTTTTTGAAGAGCCAATTTATGAAAGTTTGGTGTGGATTCTTCCTGTTGTTGGTTTTGTTCTTTCTATTAGGCAATTACTTGTTATGTGGGAAGCACGGAGAAGGCGCTCCCGGAGTATTTCTGCCGGTAAGGTATTTTATTCTATCGTTTTAAATGGAACTCGTTTGCCTAGATATTCATATTCGAGTGGAAGTGCTGGTTTGTGGTTTGGTTTTGTAGTTTCGGAATTGCTCTTTTTCTTTTGGGGTGTGATTTCTGTCTTTAAAAAAGACAGGAAGTTACTCGGATCGGTAACCGTTAGCGGAATTAAGCAGAATTTGCTTAAATACTTGAATTTCCCGATTCTTTCGATGCCATTTTCGTTGCTTAATAATCTGTCTTCAAACTTACTTGTTTTTGTTCTTGCCTTTAATTTTTCAGCTGGATTTGTAGGCTTATATGACCGTTCTTCAAAACTTATAGGTGCGCCGATGGATGTGCTTAGTTCTTTTTTGGGGACCATTTTTTATAAAGTGCATCAAAAAAAAGGAGCTGAACGAAAGCTATATCTCCAAATATATGCCTTAGCATTGCTCCTTGGTTTGCTGCTTTACCTGCCTGTGATTTTTTACGGTCCGCTTATATTTAAGTTTGTGTTAGGGGATGGATGGATATTGGGAGGTGTTATTGCTCGTTATTTGGCTCCGATGGTTGTTTTGAGTTTTGGTACTAAATGTGTCGGTTTGGTGTTTTTGCAGGATAGCAAGAATAGAGTAATGCTCATTTGGCAGCTTGCTTACTTATTTATGTCAATCAGCTGGATTCTTCTTTTTCATGATCATGGTGTTCTTTTTATTGTAAAAACTTATGCCGTCCTTACAGGGCTTTCACAATTCCTATTGGCTGTATATGTATTTTTCTCTTTAAAAGGGGAAGGGCGCAATGAATAG
- the hydF gene encoding [FeFe] hydrogenase H-cluster maturation GTPase HydF: MSVTRDNKPHIGIYGRRNSGKSTLINLLAGQEVAIVSNHAGTTTDPVKKSVEILNLGPVILVDTAGVDDEGELGLKRVSKTRESIKMVDLALLVIAHNQFGEHEEVLINEFNRNDIPFIIVFNMVDATPPSSELISSFKYKNLAFTEISAINGNGFDELVKTITSHMPESAYTTPSMFKGIVKKNDIVLLITPIDTEAPAGRMILPQVQAIRDVLDNDAIAITLKENAVEHFLASHKIKPALAVTDSQIFDKADRMIPLDIPLTSFSITLSRLKGPFDEYLKGTPKIGTIKEGDRILILESCTHHTSCDDIGRYKIPRWLKEFSGKNPDFDIVAGLSAISRPITDYSLIIQCGGCMITRKQVFNRLRPAIEAGIPITNYGMAIAYMKGIFNRAVAPFKPL; this comes from the coding sequence AACCATGCAGGAACCACCACTGATCCAGTAAAAAAATCAGTAGAAATACTAAACTTAGGCCCAGTTATTCTGGTAGATACGGCAGGCGTTGATGACGAAGGAGAGCTGGGATTAAAAAGGGTTAGCAAAACCCGAGAATCTATAAAAATGGTAGACCTGGCACTGCTAGTTATTGCGCACAACCAGTTTGGCGAACATGAAGAAGTGCTTATAAACGAATTCAATCGTAATGACATCCCCTTCATCATTGTCTTTAACATGGTAGATGCGACCCCGCCCTCCTCCGAACTTATCTCCTCTTTCAAGTATAAAAATCTTGCGTTTACAGAAATAAGCGCAATAAACGGGAACGGGTTTGACGAGCTGGTAAAAACCATAACTTCGCACATGCCTGAATCTGCGTATACCACACCGTCCATGTTTAAGGGAATTGTAAAGAAAAACGACATCGTCCTCCTAATAACCCCAATAGACACAGAAGCACCAGCAGGCCGCATGATACTTCCACAAGTACAAGCTATCAGAGACGTCCTAGACAACGACGCCATTGCCATTACATTAAAAGAAAATGCAGTAGAGCACTTCCTTGCCTCGCATAAAATAAAACCGGCCCTAGCAGTAACCGACAGCCAAATATTCGACAAAGCCGATAGGATGATCCCTCTAGACATCCCTCTAACATCCTTCAGCATCACCTTATCTAGACTAAAAGGCCCTTTTGACGAATACTTAAAAGGCACACCCAAAATTGGAACAATAAAGGAAGGAGATAGAATTTTGATCCTAGAAAGCTGCACGCACCACACCAGCTGCGATGATATCGGAAGATATAAAATACCTCGTTGGCTAAAAGAATTCTCTGGAAAGAATCCTGATTTTGACATAGTTGCAGGACTGAGCGCCATATCAAGACCCATTACAGATTACTCACTTATTATACAATGCGGAGGCTGCATGATAACTCGCAAACAAGTCTTCAACAGACTCCGGCCAGCCATCGAAGCTGGAATCCCTATCACCAACTACGGCATGGCTATCGCATATATGAAAGGCATTTTTAATAGAGCTGTGGCGCCCTTTAAACCGCTATAA
- a CDS encoding DNA alkylation repair protein: MENSIALELLSLILKHKNGEVVDSMFKKGIIYKLNYGVSTHTIKKITAPFIGNHELAEELFALDYREAKLAAIFIETPENVSAEQMNRWATDFINSEIVEQAVMTLFWKSKYALFKATEWSLGADVFLQKAGLMTIAKIAAEKPTIRDEIFEPYFDIIENASTTSSPHVRNAAAYALREIGKRNRSLNGAAVNLSERLAKSDNFSAKWIAEEVTWILTDEELRKKLS; the protein is encoded by the coding sequence ATGGAAAACAGCATTGCACTAGAACTCCTTTCCCTCATTCTAAAACACAAAAATGGCGAGGTTGTTGACAGCATGTTTAAGAAAGGGATTATATACAAGTTAAACTATGGGGTCTCAACTCATACCATAAAAAAAATCACAGCCCCATTTATTGGCAACCATGAACTCGCCGAAGAGCTTTTTGCACTAGACTATCGCGAGGCTAAACTTGCTGCCATATTCATTGAAACTCCAGAAAATGTTTCGGCAGAACAAATGAACCGTTGGGCTACAGATTTTATCAACAGCGAAATTGTAGAGCAAGCGGTTATGACTTTGTTTTGGAAAAGCAAATATGCGCTATTCAAAGCTACAGAATGGTCGTTAGGCGCTGATGTATTCTTACAAAAGGCCGGGTTGATGACAATTGCCAAAATAGCAGCAGAGAAGCCAACCATTAGAGATGAGATATTCGAGCCCTACTTTGACATTATCGAAAATGCCTCTACAACAAGTTCTCCGCATGTCAGAAATGCCGCAGCCTATGCTCTCCGTGAAATAGGGAAGCGCAATCGGAGCCTAAACGGTGCTGCCGTCAATTTGTCCGAAAGGCTAGCAAAAAGCGACAACTTTTCAGCAAAATGGATTGCAGAGGAAGTTACATGGATCCTTACAGACGAAGAGCTGCGTAAAAAATTATCTTAG